One Candidatus Kapaibacterium thiocyanatum genomic window, TGCCGGCAGTACGCTTCATCGTCAACTTCTGATTTCCCAACGCGCACAACGAATCGAACGAGAAAAGCACATGAAGCTACGGTTTACTCTGCTTGCCCTGCTGGTCGCTATGGTGGCGGGTGGTGCGCCGGTCGCAGCCCAGTCGTCATCGTATGATACCGTCCTCACGGCATTGAAGACGATCGATCCCGAGATCCTGCAATACTTCCCTCGCTGGAAGATCTGCGAACCGGACCTCCAGGTACAGATCGTCCAAACATTCGCCCTGATGGGATATCGCAAGGAGAACCTGGATGGCGGTAACATCCTGGTCACGAGCGCTCCCCTGAAGGAAGGCGAAGAACCCGTCTACGAACTGATCCTCATCGAATGTGGATCCGAGCGTATGGTGGCATCCGAGATCTCTTCCTACATGAAGAAGCTCGCCTATCGTATTTCCGACCCCAAGCGCCCCTACTGCTATCAGGAGATCCCTCCGTCGGCACCGCCGAGCGCACCCCTGATCGCGGAGATCATCAACTACATGGAACCGACGAACGTGACGCATGCCTTCACGCTCTCGGCCTTCGAACAGTCGTTGAAGATCGGCAAGTCGGGCTTCTGGATCAAGTCGTCGCTCGGTACGGATCAGGTCGGCTACCACTACTGGTCGTCGGGTGAAGGTCGCGTGGCCCTGCAGCGTCCGCTCTATCCGAACACCGACATGGAATCGCGCCGCGCCATCCCGTATCTCATCAATGCTCGTCTCGGCTTCGGCTATCGTCTGACGGGCGGCATCGATGGCGGCAAGAAACTTCTCGAGTTCATACCCGGTCGACAACTCAATGCCGGCTACGGCGGCAAGTTCGTCGGTGCCCTCGACTTCCACATGCCCTTCCATCCCAGGGCCGGTGTAGGCGTCAACATCGAATTGCCGATGCAGTCGATCGACGCGGCAACGAGCATCGACAGCAAGACGTATTTCACGATGCCGGTCGGTAACAGAAGGATCACGGCGCCGTCATACAACGTGGATCCCTACGGTACGGCAGCGATCCTGCGCTCGACGGGTCAGGTCACGTTGTTCTACAACTGGTGGCTCGATCCGAAGGTCCCGGAGAACTTCTTCCGCTTCGATATCGGTGTCAGCTATGCGGAAGTTCGTGAAGCGGCGGTATTCCACGATACCACCGAGGATGGCCGTGAGTACCTGGCCATCAACGGCGTCAGCGGACTGCGTACCTGGAAGCCGGATGAATTCAAGGACTGGATCTATGCCAAGATCGAATACCGTAACCAGAATGCCTTCCCCTTCGGCGTAGGTGTTCAGGTGTCGAATCAGATCCTGCTCGGTCGTGTCTATCTTCCCATCTTCGGAGACTGGCTGTATGTCGAAGGACGCTACTCGACGCCCCTGCGTACGACACGTCCGTTCGAAATACGAAACTTCTTCATGATTTCGCCGGTGCTTCGACTCAACTTCTGATATCCTCATGCTCGCAACCGAAGCCCCTTCGAAGGTACACTTCAAGGGGCTTTTCCGTATCGACAGGCCATGCGTCACCATGGTCGCCAACATCGTTCGAGGGGCAGGGCTGATCCTTCTGCTCATGGTCATCACGTCCATGAACGGATCCGCCCAGAAAAAGCAGCAGGACTCGCTCGAGAAGGTCCGCCGCGCTGCCGAGGATGCACGCGTACGCTCCGCTCTGGAAGGCGTGCGCATGACCATCCAGAACGTCGACATCACCGAGTTCCCGAAGGTCAAGCTGATCGTCGAAGTGCTCGACGACAGTGCGCGCGTACTCGATACCATCGATCCCCGAACCCTGACGGTCGTCGAGAATGGCGTACCGAAACCGGTCCTTTCCGTCGAGAAGATCACCATCCGGGAGCGTATTCCCGTCGACTTCATCTTCCTGATCGATGTGACGGGCACGATGCAGGCCTACATCAACGGCGTCAAGAACAACGTCGAAACCTTCGTCGAATCGCTGAAGAATCGCGGTATCGAATACCGGATCGGCCTCGTGCTCTTCTCCGATATCATCGAGCGGGTGCACCAGCCGACGACGGACGTGAAGGAATTCCTGAGCTGGCTCAGCAAGGTCTATGCGAGCGGCGGCTTCGACGAGAAGGAGAACGCTCTGGAAGCTATCCGCGAGGCAACCAAGATCAAGTTCAATCCTGCCGCGAATCGCGTGGCCGTGATCATCACGGACGCGCCCTATCACCAGTTCGGCGAGCGTGGTAACGGTCGTACCTACATGACGACGGAAACGACGATCGAATCCATGCGCGAGAACAAGCTCCGCCTGTTCTGCATCGTACCGCCCATCCTGACGGAATACAAGGAGATGGCCGACGCCACACGCGGCGCCGTCTTCAACATCAAGGAATCGTTCTCGCGTATCCTCGACCAGTACTCGACGCAGCTCACGAATCTCTATGCCGTGTCCTATCGCAGCGATTCGAAGGTCATCCGCGATTCCATCAACGTCTCGATTCTCGACGAACGCAAGCGGGAACTCGTCAAGCAGATCATTCCCATCGTGGAGATCGGCCGCAAGTTCATCATCGAGAATCTTCTCTTTCCCACGGCCAGCGCCGTGCTTCCGGACAGCGTGCAGGAACTCGACGTCCTCATGGATTTCATGAAGAGTCGTCCTGCCGTCCAGGTACGTATCGAAGGGCATACGGACAATCGCGGCACGGCGAAGATCAACAAGACGCTGTCGCTCGCCCGGGCCGAGACGGTGAAGGCCTACCTCGTGCAGAAGGGCATCGACCCCAAGCGCATACAGACCGTCGGCTATGGTCCTTCGCGGCCGATCGGCGACAACAACACGGAGTTCGGTCGCGGCCTGAACAGGCGTACCGAGATCGTGATCATCGCGAAGTGACGTCAAGCACGAGTATTGGCGTCAGATAGCGTGCAAGACCGGATGGATGCCTGGCATTGTACAGGCACGATGAGGGCCAGCATAGGGATAGGCCCGACGTCGTCCAATGGGCTGTCGCTGGCTATGTATACCATATACTTCACAGTATGAAACCGGTCAGAATCCGGGTAGCGCAGAACGAGTGTATATCCCGTTCAACGACGACCAATCCGCAGTTTCCTTCTTGAAGAGCAGAGCAGTCGGAATCGAGAAGGACGAAGACGTTCAACGAAGACGATGGCTCCAGGCGGTCAGCCGGTACCCATTCATCACCGCGAAACGGTACTGTCCTGCTCCACACCGAATCCCTTGTCCCGCAGGATGGAGAGGTAACGGGCGTTGATGGTCTTCGTCGTGTCGAGGAAGGAGACCACACGGACTGGACCGATCACTTCGTTGCGCAGGGCGATCCCAGCCGCCGTCTGTTCCGTGCGCTTGACGTAGTCCGCAGGCTCGGCATCCGTGAGGGAGCCGAGGAGGTAGATCGTTGCGGGCTTCGTCGACTTCGTCAGCAGGCCAGCGATCATCGACATGACCTGCGTCTGCTTGCTGATCCTCATGTCGCCCGTTTCACGGCATGCCTTGAGGATCATGCGCTGGTATTCGTTCACCGAAGCGCACCAGGGATCCGTGACGGTGGAGCCGATGACGAGATCCGTCACCGCGGAGTCGGGTGTGACGTCCCTGACGATGCGGTCCAGCGCACGACGTGCCGTGGCATCGTCGACCTTCGAGAAGACGACGGTATAGACGACGTGCGTGGCCGCTGCACGCTTCTTGCGCTCGAGCAGTTCCGTGGGTCGTGGTTGCTGACGGTAGATGAGGGACAGGATGAGTGCGGTGAGAGCCAGAAGGCCGATGCCACCGAAGATGATCTTCCAGCCTTTCTTCCCCGGCGACGGTATCTGCGGGCCTTCGTCCGTATCGGTCATGATCAGTCTTCCATAACGAGTTTGGCGGCGGCGGGATCGACGGGGACGGGATAGTCGCCCGTGAAGCATGCGGTGCAGTAGCCGCAGCCCGGTGTATGCGGTACGGCGTCCATCAGTCCCTGGACGCTGAGATAGCGGAGCGTATCGACGCCAAGCGCTGCACCGATCTCGTCGGTCGTCCCGTAGTTGTTCGCGATGAGCTCGCTCCTGCTCGGGAAGTCCATGCCGTAGACGCACGGATACTTGACGGGCGGCGAGGTGATGCGCAGGTGGACTTCGCGGGGGCCGGCTTCGCGGATGAGATTGACGAGCGAACGGGACGTCGTTCCGCGGACGATGGAGTCGTCCACCACGACGACCTTGCGGCCTTCGAGGACGCCACGTACGACGTTGAACTTCGTCTTGACCTTGAACTCGCGTTTGTCCTGTCCGGGCGCGATGAACGTCCGTCCGACGTAATGACTGCGGATCAGGCCGATCTCGTAGCGTGACGGATAGGTCTTGTCGTTCACGCGCGCGTAGCCGAGCGTAGCGGTATTGCCGCTGTCGGGGACGGCGATGATGACGACCTTGTCTTCCTTCGTTCCTTCGACGGGGCTTTCCGTGGCGAGGATCTTGCCCATCTTCCGGCGGACCTTGTCCACGTTCTCACCGAAGATCTTGCTGTCGGGCCGGGAGAAGTAGACGTATTCGAAGATACAGTGATGGGACCGTTCCATCGATTCCTCGATGTAGTGCGAGGTGAACTCGCCGGTCTCGATCGTTCGCTGGTCGAGCTGGAGGATTTCGTTGTGTTCGACGTCGCGGATGTACTCGGCGCTGAGGATGTCCAGGGCGCACGATTCCGAGGCGACGACATAGGCATAGCCTTCGTCGTGCTTGATGCGTCCGATGCACAATGGCCGGAAGCCGTGCGGGTCGCGCGAGGCGTAGAGGGCATTCTCGG contains:
- a CDS encoding amidophosphoribosyltransferase, producing MCGIVGVFNHPQASVLTYYALHALQHRGQEASGIVTLYFDEAKRKHRFGVHKGEGLVLDVFSDHHLFKETLPGRSAIGHNRYSTTGSNSLANIQPFHFNYTKGNFALAHNGNLTNTRELRTSLKNEGAIFQTTTDSELFLHLIARSRQQTQIEQIREAVRTAKGAYSLVMLSENALYASRDPHGFRPLCIGRIKHDEGYAYVVASESCALDILSAEYIRDVEHNEILQLDQRTIETGEFTSHYIEESMERSHHCIFEYVYFSRPDSKIFGENVDKVRRKMGKILATESPVEGTKEDKVVIIAVPDSGNTATLGYARVNDKTYPSRYEIGLIRSHYVGRTFIAPGQDKREFKVKTKFNVVRGVLEGRKVVVVDDSIVRGTTSRSLVNLIREAGPREVHLRITSPPVKYPCVYGMDFPSRSELIANNYGTTDEIGAALGVDTLRYLSVQGLMDAVPHTPGCGYCTACFTGDYPVPVDPAAAKLVMED